One genomic window of Roseateles sp. DAIF2 includes the following:
- the amt gene encoding ammonium transporter, which produces MIKQLLACLALAAAACAPAWAQDAAASAPAVAEAASAVVSAASDAVTAAAAPAAEAASAAAAAPAPVPNKGDTAWMMVSTLLVIMMTVPGLALFYGGLVRSKNMLSVLMQVMVAFSMIVVLWVLYGYSLAFTEGNKFIGGFDRVLLKGIWDNAAGTFANAATFSKGVYIPEIVFAAFQATFAGITACLIVGAFAERIKFGAVLLFLAIWFTFSYIPMAHMVWFWMGPDAYSSAAVADEMTSKAGLIWQWGALDFAGGTVVHINAAVAGLVGAYMIGKRIGYGKEAFTPHSLTLTMVGASLLWVGWFGFNAGSALEANGFAALAFANTLAATAAAVLAWCIGEALLKGKASMLGAASGAVAGLVAITPAAGNVGIGGGLIIGFIAGFACLWGVSGLKKLLGADDSLDVFGVHGVGGIVGALLTGVFNSPNLGGPSAVGDWVTVGMVTADAYSIATQVWAQLKGVLLTIVWSGVVSLIAYKIVDLVIGLRVSEEAEREGLDITSHGETAYHK; this is translated from the coding sequence ATGATCAAACAACTACTCGCCTGCCTGGCGCTGGCCGCGGCGGCCTGCGCCCCGGCCTGGGCCCAAGACGCCGCGGCCTCCGCGCCGGCTGTGGCCGAGGCCGCCTCGGCCGTGGTGTCTGCCGCCTCCGATGCAGTGACCGCAGCCGCTGCTCCCGCGGCGGAGGCCGCTTCGGCCGCCGCCGCAGCGCCCGCCCCGGTCCCCAACAAGGGCGACACCGCCTGGATGATGGTCTCCACCCTGCTGGTGATCATGATGACGGTGCCCGGCCTGGCCCTGTTCTACGGCGGCCTGGTGCGCAGCAAGAACATGCTGTCGGTGCTGATGCAGGTGATGGTCGCTTTCTCGATGATCGTCGTGCTGTGGGTGCTGTACGGCTACAGCCTGGCCTTCACCGAGGGCAACAAGTTCATCGGCGGCTTCGACCGCGTGCTGCTGAAGGGCATCTGGGACAACGCCGCCGGCACCTTCGCCAACGCGGCCACCTTCAGCAAGGGCGTCTACATCCCCGAGATCGTGTTCGCCGCCTTCCAGGCGACGTTTGCCGGCATCACCGCCTGCCTGATCGTCGGCGCCTTCGCCGAGCGCATCAAGTTCGGCGCGGTGCTGCTGTTCCTGGCGATCTGGTTCACCTTCAGCTACATCCCGATGGCCCATATGGTCTGGTTCTGGATGGGCCCGGACGCCTACAGCTCCGCCGCCGTGGCCGACGAGATGACATCCAAGGCCGGCCTGATCTGGCAATGGGGCGCGCTGGACTTCGCCGGCGGCACCGTGGTGCACATCAACGCCGCCGTCGCCGGCCTGGTCGGCGCCTACATGATCGGCAAGCGCATCGGCTACGGCAAGGAAGCCTTCACCCCGCACAGCCTGACCCTGACCATGGTCGGCGCCTCGCTGCTGTGGGTGGGCTGGTTCGGCTTCAACGCCGGCTCCGCGCTGGAGGCCAACGGCTTCGCCGCGCTGGCCTTCGCCAACACCCTGGCCGCCACCGCCGCCGCCGTGCTGGCCTGGTGCATCGGCGAGGCGTTGCTGAAGGGCAAGGCCTCGATGCTGGGCGCCGCCTCGGGCGCCGTCGCCGGCCTGGTGGCCATCACTCCCGCGGCCGGCAATGTCGGCATCGGCGGCGGCCTGATCATCGGCTTCATCGCCGGCTTCGCCTGCCTGTGGGGCGTGTCGGGCCTGAAGAAGCTGCTGGGCGCGGACGATTCGCTGGACGTGTTCGGCGTGCATGGCGTCGGCGGCATCGTCGGCGCGCTGCTGACCGGCGTGTTCAATTCGCCCAACCTCGGCGGCCCCAGCGCCGTCGGCGATTGGGTCACCGTCGGCATGGTCACCGCGGATGCCTACTCGATCGCGACCCAGGTCTGGGCCCAGCTGAAGGGCGTGCTGCTGACCATCGTCTGGTCCGGCGTGGTCTCGCTGATCGCCTACAAGATCGTCGACCTGGTGATCGGCCTGCGCGTCTCGGAGGAAGCCGAGCGCGAGGGCCTGGACATCACCTCGCACGGCGAGACGGCGTATCACAAGTGA
- a CDS encoding AAA family ATPase has product MPISRKPYLLRAEFLPDAAPDFDAYPFNIPAVRDLAQIDFHADVTFFVGENGAGKSTVLEALAVALGHNPEGGSRHARFQTADAPVSPLHEALRLVRSAFRPREEYFLRAESFFNVATYLDQIGSPNPSLHACSHGEAFMAVLFERLRGQGLYLLDEPEAALSPQRQLTALRAIDALVRQSSQFIIATHSPLLLAYPRARILQFDGAGITELRYEDTEHYAITRDFLNHYPKRLEQLLKDED; this is encoded by the coding sequence ATGCCAATCAGTCGCAAGCCCTATCTGCTGCGCGCCGAGTTTCTGCCCGATGCGGCCCCGGACTTCGACGCCTACCCCTTCAACATCCCGGCGGTGCGCGATCTGGCCCAGATCGACTTCCATGCCGACGTGACCTTCTTCGTCGGCGAGAACGGCGCCGGCAAGTCCACCGTGCTGGAGGCGCTGGCGGTGGCGCTGGGCCACAACCCGGAGGGCGGCTCGCGCCACGCGCGCTTCCAGACCGCCGATGCGCCGGTCTCGCCGCTGCACGAGGCGCTGCGCCTGGTGCGCAGCGCCTTCCGGCCGCGCGAGGAATACTTCCTGCGCGCCGAGAGCTTCTTCAACGTCGCGACCTATCTGGACCAGATCGGCAGCCCCAACCCCTCGCTGCATGCCTGCTCGCATGGCGAGGCCTTCATGGCCGTGCTGTTCGAGCGGCTGCGCGGCCAGGGCCTGTACCTGCTGGACGAGCCCGAGGCCGCGCTCTCGCCGCAGCGCCAGCTGACCGCGCTGCGCGCGATCGATGCGCTGGTGCGGCAGAGCTCGCAGTTCATCATCGCCACCCACTCGCCGCTGCTGCTGGCCTATCCGCGCGCCCGCATCCTGCAGTTCGACGGCGCCGGCATCACCGAGCTGCGCTACGAGGACACCGAGCATTACGCGATCACGCGCGACTTCCTGAACCACTATCCGAAGCGGCTGGAGCAGCTGCTCAAGGATGAGGACTGA
- a CDS encoding response regulator: MQARILIVEDLADTRRLIRWALEEAGHRLHEAASGALALQIAQALRPDLMLVDVVMPGEIGGLELCAQVRQDPTLADTKLIVLSASAAPHERQRALAAGANAFLAKPFSPVRLAELIDEVLAAD, from the coding sequence ATGCAAGCGCGCATCCTGATCGTCGAAGATCTGGCCGACACCCGGCGGCTGATCCGCTGGGCCCTGGAGGAGGCCGGCCACCGGCTGCACGAGGCGGCCAGCGGCGCGCTGGCGCTGCAGATCGCGCAGGCCCTGCGGCCCGACCTGATGCTGGTCGACGTCGTGATGCCCGGCGAGATCGGCGGCCTGGAGCTCTGTGCCCAGGTCAGGCAAGACCCGACCCTCGCCGACACCAAGCTGATCGTGCTGAGCGCCAGCGCCGCGCCGCACGAGCGCCAGCGCGCGCTCGCCGCCGGCGCCAACGCCTTCCTGGCCAAGCCCTTCAGCCCGGTGCGCCTGGCCGAGCTGATCGATGAGGTGCTGGCCGCCGACTGA
- a CDS encoding TraB/GumN family protein, translating into MSILARKLLTALLLPACLALSAPALRAAPAACPPAAEAPSAEALQAAQARAQDRGLLWRISKDGRSAYLYGSIHVGKLDWALPGPKLAAALQDSDMIALELDPADPAIQQRMAAGMARRHVAPDESLRRRLARHEAEACLPKGALAGQHPLMQAFMLTLLAARWEGLELAYAQEQVLSGMARTLQRQVVSLETVELQLGALLPKNRRQALKMTGELLDLLEEGKARSVLRRMAEAWESSDLQALEDYEQWCECAQSAADRAQLKRLNDDRNPYLAERIDALVRAGHQPLAAVGALHMTGPKALPRLLERRGFKVERLQ; encoded by the coding sequence ATGAGCATCCTCGCCCGAAAACTCCTGACCGCCCTGCTGCTGCCGGCCTGCCTGGCCCTGAGCGCGCCGGCCCTGCGCGCCGCCCCCGCGGCCTGCCCGCCGGCCGCCGAGGCCCCCAGCGCCGAGGCCCTGCAGGCCGCGCAGGCGCGCGCCCAGGACCGCGGCCTGCTGTGGCGCATCAGCAAGGACGGCCGCAGCGCCTACCTCTACGGCAGCATCCATGTCGGCAAGCTGGACTGGGCCCTGCCCGGCCCCAAGCTGGCCGCCGCGCTGCAGGACAGCGACATGATCGCACTGGAGCTGGACCCGGCCGACCCGGCGATCCAGCAGCGCATGGCCGCCGGCATGGCGCGCCGCCATGTCGCGCCGGACGAATCCCTGCGCCGCCGCCTGGCGCGCCACGAGGCCGAGGCCTGCCTGCCCAAGGGCGCGCTGGCCGGCCAGCATCCGCTGATGCAGGCCTTCATGCTGACCCTGCTGGCCGCGCGCTGGGAGGGGCTGGAGCTGGCCTATGCCCAGGAGCAGGTGCTCAGCGGCATGGCGCGCACCCTGCAGCGCCAGGTGGTCTCGCTGGAGACGGTGGAACTGCAGCTGGGCGCGCTGCTGCCGAAGAATCGGCGCCAGGCGCTGAAGATGACCGGCGAGCTGCTGGACCTGCTGGAGGAGGGCAAGGCACGCAGCGTGCTGCGCCGCATGGCCGAGGCCTGGGAGAGCAGCGACCTGCAGGCGCTGGAGGATTACGAGCAATGGTGCGAATGCGCGCAGAGCGCCGCGGACCGCGCCCAGCTCAAGCGCCTGAACGACGACCGCAACCCCTACCTGGCCGAGCGCATCGATGCCCTGGTGCGGGCCGGCCACCAGCCGCTCGCAGCGGTCGGTGCGCTGCACATGACCGGTCCCAAGGCCCTGCCGCGCCTGCTGGAACGGCGTGGTTTCAAGGTCGAAAGGCTGCAATAA
- the gshA gene encoding glutamate--cysteine ligase, with the protein MVPHLITALNGPINELEQRILESMPAIERWFRLEWMEHTPPFYSSVDVRNAGFKLAPVDTNLFPGGFNNLNPEMLPLAVQAAMAAIEKICPEAKNLLLVPEGHTRNTFYLANVATLVRIFTQAGLNVRLGTLDPAISEPTPLALADGSSLTVEPLLRTRGRLGLKDFDPCTILLNNDLSAGVPSVLEGLHEQYLLPPLHAGWAVRRKHNHFRAYEEVAKKFAKLLGMDPWLINPMYATVGELDFGEGQGLEALQTQADALLTKVRRKYKEYGINEKPFVIVKADAGTYGMGIMTVRDAKDLADLNRKTRNKMSVSKDGQPISEVIIQEGVPTYERVNDAVAEPVVYMMDRYVVGGFYRVHAERGIDENLNAPGSSFVPLAFAESSQLPRPGVKPGASAPNRFYMYGVIARLAMLAASYELEVTDPEAEVYA; encoded by the coding sequence ATGGTCCCCCATCTCATCACCGCGCTGAACGGCCCCATCAACGAGCTGGAGCAGCGCATCCTCGAATCGATGCCGGCGATCGAGCGCTGGTTCCGGCTGGAATGGATGGAGCACACGCCGCCCTTCTACAGCTCGGTGGACGTGCGCAATGCCGGCTTCAAGCTGGCGCCGGTGGACACCAATCTGTTCCCCGGCGGCTTCAACAACCTGAACCCCGAGATGCTGCCGCTGGCGGTGCAGGCGGCGATGGCGGCGATCGAGAAGATCTGCCCCGAGGCCAAGAACCTGCTGCTGGTGCCCGAGGGCCATACCCGCAACACCTTCTACCTGGCCAATGTCGCCACCCTGGTGCGCATCTTCACCCAGGCCGGGCTGAACGTGCGCCTGGGCACGCTGGACCCGGCGATCAGCGAGCCGACCCCGCTGGCGCTGGCCGACGGCAGCAGCCTGACCGTCGAACCGCTGCTGCGCACCCGCGGCCGCCTGGGGCTGAAGGACTTCGACCCCTGCACCATCCTGCTGAACAACGACCTGTCGGCCGGCGTCCCGAGCGTGCTGGAGGGCCTGCACGAGCAGTACCTGCTGCCGCCGCTGCATGCCGGCTGGGCGGTGCGGCGCAAGCACAACCATTTCCGCGCCTATGAGGAAGTGGCGAAGAAGTTCGCCAAGCTGCTGGGCATGGACCCCTGGCTGATCAACCCGATGTACGCGACGGTCGGCGAGCTGGACTTCGGCGAGGGCCAGGGCCTGGAGGCGCTGCAGACCCAGGCCGATGCGCTCCTGACCAAGGTGCGCCGCAAGTACAAGGAATACGGCATCAACGAGAAGCCCTTCGTGATCGTCAAGGCCGATGCCGGCACCTACGGCATGGGCATCATGACGGTGCGCGATGCCAAGGACCTGGCGGACCTGAACCGCAAGACGCGCAACAAGATGAGCGTCAGCAAGGACGGCCAGCCGATCAGCGAGGTCATCATCCAGGAAGGCGTGCCGACCTACGAGCGCGTCAACGACGCGGTGGCCGAGCCGGTGGTCTACATGATGGACCGCTATGTGGTCGGCGGCTTCTACCGCGTGCATGCCGAGCGCGGCATCGACGAGAACCTGAACGCGCCGGGCTCCAGCTTCGTGCCGCTGGCCTTCGCCGAGTCCTCGCAGCTGCCGCGCCCGGGCGTCAAGCCCGGCGCCAGCGCACCGAACCGCTTCTACATGTACGGCGTGATCGCCCGCCTGGCGATGCTGGCGGCCAGCTATGAGCTGGAGGTGACCGACCCGGAAGCCGAGGTCTACGCGTAA
- a CDS encoding AraC family transcriptional regulator, producing the protein MTPLLAPVPPELRPWVAQATAVRLEAPPGETRVNRFPALAGGMLTYVVEGRLRMLGPDAASAALPRATLSGPASGPLLSCFEGRLHCVGVLLHPWALAALLHGEASPRLLTDRHLPAEALLGPDWLACERALQEARDDRARLAQLFAFLRRRLLGEPRVVDLTRRLQGLRRTLAGHAPLPEAARAAGLGERQFERVFTQQFGLAPRLFQRITRLEGALLDALLHRQGGAELALRHGYYDQAHLARDCRLLAGATPGRLALAAETDAEFWPLEIGAGHARGAAAGLVNGA; encoded by the coding sequence ATGACGCCCTTGCTGGCACCCGTGCCGCCCGAGCTGCGGCCCTGGGTGGCGCAGGCGACGGCGGTGCGGCTGGAGGCGCCGCCGGGCGAGACCCGCGTCAATCGCTTCCCGGCCCTGGCCGGCGGCATGCTGACCTATGTGGTCGAGGGCCGCCTGCGCATGCTTGGGCCGGATGCCGCATCGGCCGCGTTGCCGCGCGCGACCTTGAGTGGCCCCGCCAGCGGCCCGCTGCTGTCCTGCTTCGAGGGCCGGCTGCATTGCGTGGGCGTGCTGTTGCATCCCTGGGCGTTGGCCGCGCTGCTGCACGGCGAGGCCTCGCCGCGGCTGCTGACCGACCGGCATCTGCCGGCCGAGGCGCTGCTCGGCCCGGACTGGCTGGCCTGCGAGCGGGCGCTGCAGGAGGCGCGCGACGACCGGGCGCGGCTGGCGCAGCTGTTCGCCTTCCTGCGCCGGCGTTTGCTTGGCGAGCCGCGCGTGGTCGACCTGACGCGGCGGCTGCAGGGGCTGCGCCGGACCCTGGCCGGCCATGCGCCGCTGCCCGAGGCGGCGCGCGCCGCCGGCCTGGGCGAGCGCCAGTTCGAGCGGGTGTTCACGCAGCAGTTCGGCCTGGCGCCGCGGCTGTTCCAGCGCATCACGCGGCTGGAGGGCGCCCTGCTCGATGCGCTGCTGCACCGGCAGGGCGGGGCCGAGCTGGCGCTGCGCCATGGCTATTACGACCAGGCCCATCTGGCGCGCGACTGCCGGCTGCTGGCCGGCGCGACGCCGGGCCGGCTGGCCCTGGCGGCCGAGACCGACGCCGAGTTCTGGCCACTGGAGATCGGCGCCGGCCATGCGCGCGGCGCGGCGGCCGGACTGGTCAACGGCGCCTGA
- a CDS encoding NADH-quinone oxidoreductase subunit B family protein: MRYLTDEPPTPALPGAPNGYVLTTVEAAVNAARTGSMWYLTFGLACCAVEMMHTAMARYDFERFGMMPRASPRQADLMIVAGTVTNKMAPALRNIYDHMAEPRYVISMGSCANGGGYYHYAYSVLRGVDRILPVDVYVPGCPPTPEALLYGVLQLHRKIREGQGAPASARVIDRDAAPRRAATSLLPRWLRRR, encoded by the coding sequence ATGCGATACCTCACCGACGAACCACCGACACCGGCCCTGCCCGGCGCTCCCAATGGCTATGTCCTGACCACCGTCGAGGCCGCGGTCAATGCCGCGCGCACCGGCAGCATGTGGTACCTGACCTTCGGCCTGGCCTGCTGCGCGGTCGAGATGATGCACACCGCGATGGCGCGCTACGACTTCGAGCGCTTCGGCATGATGCCGCGCGCCAGCCCGCGCCAGGCGGATCTGATGATCGTGGCCGGCACGGTCACCAACAAGATGGCGCCGGCCCTGCGCAATATCTACGATCACATGGCCGAGCCGCGCTATGTGATCTCGATGGGTTCCTGCGCCAATGGCGGCGGCTACTACCACTATGCCTACTCGGTGCTGCGCGGCGTGGACCGGATCCTGCCGGTCGATGTCTATGTGCCGGGCTGCCCGCCGACGCCCGAAGCCCTGCTCTACGGCGTGCTGCAACTGCACCGCAAGATCCGCGAGGGCCAAGGTGCGCCCGCTTCCGCCCGCGTCATCGACCGCGACGCCGCCCCGCGCCGGGCCGCGACCTCCCTGCTGCCACGCTGGCTCAGGCGCCGTTGA
- a CDS encoding LysR family transcriptional regulator, whose product MPEGLAISPEQVEDFVMRRLSLRQLRMLMTLAHAGSLSAAAEMLHVTQPAISKALGEVERSLGQTLFVRRGRNIRSTPLGQHLVRLAERLEQQLRRSGEQAASLVRGASGDLLLGATNAALNEVLFDAIARLKQEQPLLSISVRTHSLSGMYEDLRHGRLDLVVARQVGDAPAELRAHSILPTHEVVAISSCHPLARQRRLGWEILNEQAWIWPLPGTRSRARRDQFWQRLGLPLPSNILQTDDLMLTMGLLRRMPLVAILPSPIARSVALTGAAVLLPLEVDLGLGELCAWHPADLQNPFVDRFVALLEQTARSAQA is encoded by the coding sequence ATGCCTGAGGGATTGGCCATCTCGCCGGAGCAGGTGGAGGACTTCGTGATGCGGCGCCTGAGCCTGCGCCAGCTGCGCATGCTGATGACGCTTGCGCACGCGGGTTCACTGAGCGCAGCGGCCGAGATGCTGCATGTCACCCAGCCCGCGATCAGCAAGGCGCTCGGCGAGGTCGAGCGCTCCCTGGGACAAACCCTGTTCGTGCGGCGCGGGCGCAACATCCGCAGCACGCCACTGGGTCAGCACCTCGTCCGGCTGGCCGAACGCCTGGAGCAACAGCTGCGCCGCAGCGGCGAGCAGGCCGCCTCGCTGGTGCGCGGCGCCAGCGGCGATCTCCTGCTGGGCGCCACCAACGCGGCGCTGAACGAGGTGCTGTTCGATGCCATCGCCCGGCTCAAGCAGGAGCAGCCCCTGCTGAGCATCAGCGTGCGCACCCATTCGCTCAGCGGCATGTACGAGGATCTGAGGCATGGCCGCCTGGACCTGGTGGTCGCGCGCCAGGTCGGCGATGCGCCGGCCGAGCTGCGGGCGCACAGCATCCTGCCGACCCATGAGGTGGTGGCCATCAGCAGCTGCCACCCGCTGGCCCGGCAACGCCGCCTCGGCTGGGAGATCCTCAACGAACAGGCCTGGATCTGGCCACTGCCCGGCACCCGCTCGCGGGCCCGGCGCGACCAGTTCTGGCAGCGGCTGGGCCTGCCACTGCCCAGCAATATCCTGCAGACCGACGACCTGATGCTGACGATGGGGCTGCTGCGGCGCATGCCGCTGGTCGCCATCCTGCCTTCGCCGATCGCTCGCTCGGTCGCTTTGACCGGTGCGGCCGTGCTGCTGCCGCTGGAGGTGGATCTGGGTCTTGGCGAACTCTGTGCCTGGCATCCGGCCGATCTGCAGAATCCCTTCGTCGACCGCTTCGTGGCCCTGCTCGAACAGACGGCCCGCTCCGCACAGGCCTGA
- a CDS encoding TonB-dependent receptor translates to MKQRHTLIALAAMLAVVQQAQAQSAAPADAQKLERIEVTGSSIKRVDKETASPLQVLRAEDIARSGASNLAELMRLLPAVGSGGQADATGSSFSNGVSTVSMRGLGSASTLTLINGRRMAATATANPNAGQSTLYNLNNIPMSAIERVEVLKDGASAVYGSDAIAGVVNFILKKEYQGLEAKLSASGATQGGFRNDSANLFGGFGNLDTQGFNVMVGLDLSKRGATGMDKLKGVSYEAWQLGTTSTTTGLAGDITRPDSSLTFAPNFWRETAVGSGAFNTSTPIPPKNNSCAAPGVVDTTLLASKAPVCAMDTSRYERFTEPSKNANLFARANFLISPDLSASVEAAYSRLESEYSNDTGFATLGSGLSEWFDPRGQRRTFRHVMASNHPDNPLFQADPNNKLRVLTSARLGDIPRYDKLKQEDVRLVLDLSGAHFGWDWNGGLLHNQSKRKETEFGAVHAKRAEEALKSYRFGGQNSPELLARISPTIFNEGETKVTMANLKGSREIGRLAGGAVGVALGLEYRRESISMRPDAELQAGNFVGRGGSMANGSRNVTSVFAETVLPVWKSLSLEAALRSDQYSDFGNSTTPKFGFKWKAMESLALRGTASAGFRAPSLSQMSDSSVSSSQTIGTWRDANRCPLGKNGLPGKIPGATNYENTLANECDRNASSGNSRSVAAFIVANPKLRPETSRSYTLGLVFSPTPTINGTVDIYQITRKNEVDRLSSTDVLQRLFELGDSSYQGDVVRTADASTALKDAAGNVIPGTERIALVKRKYLNLGQTQVRGADLELSHRLNFENGHRLSSSLFVGYVQSYTRQRDKGMPHVDFNDAADRDQPKYKGRLSSNYSFGDVTLYGALNYLHSMGLPRVNQVTGVRDACSPTYASSPYQTAALGGGCRVASLTTVDLGLTVRPVKGLTLQATVLNAFDRAAPYSPTFDLYGWDKDLYSAAGRSVSLSATYTFW, encoded by the coding sequence GTGAAACAACGCCACACCTTGATCGCCCTGGCCGCCATGCTGGCGGTGGTGCAGCAGGCCCAGGCCCAGTCGGCCGCTCCGGCCGACGCCCAGAAGCTCGAACGCATCGAGGTGACCGGCTCGTCGATCAAGCGCGTGGACAAGGAGACCGCCTCGCCGCTGCAGGTGCTGCGCGCCGAGGACATTGCGCGCTCCGGCGCCAGCAATCTGGCCGAGCTGATGCGCCTGCTGCCGGCGGTGGGCAGCGGCGGCCAGGCCGACGCCACCGGCAGCAGCTTCTCCAATGGGGTGAGCACCGTCTCGATGCGCGGTCTGGGCTCGGCCTCCACGCTGACCCTGATCAATGGCCGCCGCATGGCCGCGACCGCGACCGCGAATCCGAACGCGGGCCAGTCCACGCTCTACAACCTGAACAACATCCCGATGTCGGCGATCGAGCGTGTCGAGGTGCTGAAGGACGGTGCCTCGGCGGTCTATGGCTCGGACGCGATCGCCGGGGTGGTGAACTTCATCCTGAAGAAGGAGTACCAGGGCCTGGAGGCGAAGCTGAGCGCCTCCGGCGCCACGCAAGGCGGTTTCCGCAATGACTCCGCCAATCTGTTCGGCGGTTTCGGCAACCTCGACACCCAGGGTTTCAACGTGATGGTGGGCCTGGACCTGTCCAAGCGCGGCGCGACCGGCATGGACAAGCTCAAAGGGGTGTCCTATGAAGCCTGGCAGCTGGGGACCACCTCCACCACGACAGGCCTGGCGGGGGACATCACCCGCCCCGACAGTTCATTGACCTTCGCGCCCAACTTCTGGCGTGAAACCGCCGTGGGCTCGGGCGCTTTCAACACCAGCACCCCGATCCCGCCCAAGAACAACAGCTGCGCGGCGCCGGGCGTTGTCGACACGACCTTGCTGGCGAGCAAGGCCCCGGTGTGTGCGATGGATACCAGCCGGTACGAGCGCTTCACCGAGCCTTCGAAGAATGCGAACCTGTTCGCGCGCGCCAACTTCCTCATCTCGCCGGACCTGAGCGCCTCGGTCGAGGCCGCCTACTCGCGCCTGGAGAGCGAGTACTCCAATGACACCGGCTTTGCCACGCTGGGTTCGGGCCTGAGCGAATGGTTCGACCCGCGGGGGCAGCGTCGCACCTTCCGTCATGTGATGGCGTCCAATCATCCGGACAACCCGCTGTTCCAGGCCGATCCCAACAACAAGCTGCGCGTGCTGACCAGCGCCCGCCTGGGGGACATCCCACGCTACGACAAGCTGAAGCAGGAGGATGTGCGCCTGGTGCTGGACCTCAGCGGCGCACATTTCGGCTGGGACTGGAACGGCGGCCTGCTCCACAACCAGTCCAAGCGCAAGGAAACCGAGTTCGGCGCGGTGCATGCCAAGAGGGCCGAGGAGGCGCTGAAGAGCTACCGCTTCGGGGGGCAGAACAGCCCCGAGCTGCTGGCCCGGATCAGCCCGACCATCTTCAACGAGGGCGAAACCAAGGTCACGATGGCCAACCTCAAGGGCAGCCGCGAGATCGGTCGCCTGGCGGGCGGTGCCGTGGGTGTGGCCCTGGGCCTGGAATACCGTCGGGAAAGCATCAGCATGCGGCCGGACGCCGAGCTGCAGGCCGGCAACTTCGTCGGGCGCGGCGGCTCCATGGCCAATGGCAGCCGCAATGTCACCTCGGTCTTTGCCGAGACGGTGCTGCCGGTCTGGAAGAGCCTGAGCCTGGAGGCCGCGCTGCGCTCCGACCAGTACAGCGACTTCGGCAACTCCACCACGCCGAAGTTCGGTTTCAAATGGAAGGCGATGGAATCCCTGGCCCTGCGCGGCACCGCCTCGGCCGGCTTCCGCGCCCCCAGCCTGAGCCAGATGTCCGACTCGTCGGTCAGCAGCTCCCAGACCATCGGCACCTGGCGCGACGCGAATCGTTGCCCCCTGGGGAAGAACGGGCTGCCGGGCAAGATCCCGGGGGCTACCAACTATGAGAACACGCTCGCGAACGAGTGCGATCGCAATGCCAGCAGCGGCAATTCGCGCTCGGTCGCGGCCTTCATCGTGGCCAACCCGAAGCTGCGCCCGGAAACCTCGCGCAGCTACACCCTGGGCCTGGTGTTCTCGCCGACGCCGACGATCAACGGCACCGTCGACATCTACCAGATCACCCGCAAGAACGAGGTGGACCGCCTGAGCTCCACCGATGTGCTGCAGCGCCTGTTTGAACTGGGTGACAGCTCCTACCAGGGCGACGTCGTCCGCACCGCGGATGCCAGCACCGCGCTGAAGGACGCGGCGGGCAATGTCATCCCGGGCACCGAGCGCATCGCGCTGGTCAAGCGCAAATACCTGAACCTGGGCCAGACCCAGGTGCGCGGCGCCGATCTGGAGCTGAGCCATCGGCTCAACTTCGAGAACGGCCATCGCCTGAGCAGCAGCCTGTTCGTCGGCTATGTGCAGAGCTATACCCGGCAGCGCGACAAGGGCATGCCGCATGTCGACTTCAACGACGCCGCGGACCGTGATCAGCCGAAGTACAAGGGCCGTCTGAGCAGCAACTACAGCTTTGGCGATGTGACCCTGTATGGCGCGCTCAACTACCTGCACAGCATGGGGCTGCCCCGTGTCAATCAGGTGACCGGTGTGCGCGATGCATGCAGCCCGACCTATGCCAGCAGCCCCTATCAGACCGCGGCCCTGGGCGGGGGCTGCCGGGTGGCCTCGCTCACGACCGTGGACCTCGGTCTGACCGTGCGCCCGGTGAAGGGGCTGACCTTGCAGGCCACGGTGCTGAACGCCTTCGACCGTGCGGCCCCCTACTCCCCGACCTTCGACCTGTACGGCTGGGACAAGGACCTCTACAGCGCCGCCGGCCGTTCGGTGTCGCTGAGCGCCACCTACACCTTCTGGTAA